In a single window of the Dreissena polymorpha isolate Duluth1 chromosome 3, UMN_Dpol_1.0, whole genome shotgun sequence genome:
- the LOC127874882 gene encoding uncharacterized protein LOC127874882, whose amino-acid sequence MKGRKLQLPHECRGLAPHQGDLYVTSGKALFKYDLTGTLVEKMHRDTSSIVTVWRCALSLSGDRIYVTNKSQHKLLTLARDWTVISTFTDSELQGPWGVHVTPAGQVLVCYQSSKTVIQVDREGKKKIATLATEKDGLKSPWTVFYNWKSGNVIVGHYSEHILVFKCK is encoded by the exons ATGAAAGGCAGAAAACTACAGTTACCACATGAATGTAGAGGACTTGCTCCTCATCAGGGGGACCTCTATGTAACCTCTGGCAAAGCCCTGTTCAAGTATGATCTCACTGGCACACTTGTGGAAAAGATGCACAGGGATACATCTAGTATTGTGACAG TATGGAGATGTGCATTGAGTCTTAGTGGTGACAGGATCTATGTTACCAACAAAAGCCAACACAagctcctcaccctggccagggattgGACTGTTATCTCCACCTTCACTGACTCAGAACTACAAGGCCCATGGGGAGTTCATGTGACGCCTGCAGGACAAGTGCTTGTATGTTATCAATCATCAAAAACTGTCATACAGGTGGACAGAGAGGGCAAGAAAAAGATTGCTACACTGGCTACAGAGAAGGATGGACTCAAATCTCCTTGGACAGTCTTCTATAACTGGAAATCTGGTAATGTCATTGTAGGACATTACAGTGAACACATTCTGGTGTTTAAGtgtaaatga
- the LOC127874883 gene encoding uncharacterized protein LOC127874883 gives MMVYILIALLLIVTCGSFVLDDCQPGPPNGNFVLSLKNTLVLPLFFHNVTLKTTGQCTNVLKYMETACDGDENFKNFSMTYFPKSTSFPGAFFVSAINGVEGVSGETYWELIEHSTGKQYDVGATHYFPKAGDQVAWNLTRM, from the exons ATGATGGTTTATATACTAATTGCGCTGCTTCTTATTGTTACATGTGGATCTTTTGTTTT GGACGACTGTCAGCCTGGACCGCCGAATGGCAACTTCGTTCTAAGCCTTAAGAACACACTGGTCTTACCATTGTTCTTCCACAATGTTACTCTTAAGACGACTGGACAGTGCACCAACGTGCTGAAGTACATGGAAACAGCCTGTGACGGTgatgaaaattttaaaaa TTTCTCAATGACTTACTTCCCAAAGTCTACCAGCTTCCCTGGGGCGTTCTTTGTATCTGCAATAAACGGTGTGGAGGGCGTGTCAGGGGAGACGTACTGGGAACTTATCGAGCACAGCACTGGCAAGCAGTATGACGTAG GAGCCACGCATTACTTTCCGAAGGCTGGTGATCAGGTGGCTTGGAACCTCACGCGTATGTGA